One region of Nitrospira sp. genomic DNA includes:
- a CDS encoding ABC transporter permease yields MALKEWKETTRDRLFLLLAFLLPALWLVVFGYGLNLDVENIPFAVLDRDRSELSRDYLHRFMQSRYFSFQGYANDERALDRLLTETKIRAAIIVPERFQEQLTAGEPASVQTLLDGTFPLHTDIAKGYVIAINQAFTEERLIEYLRRTRGLTQEQADALVRPLTVEVRYLYNEEVRSTWSMVPALVMFTLMLASPLLTALGVVREKETGSIYNIYSSTVSRAEFLTGKLLPYIVISLVNVCVLWLMAVGLFQVPFKGSFLLFFSASVLFVCCTTGIGLLISLLVQTQMAALIITMVVAMIPTILFSGLLVPVASLTRGAKVQAHLYPAMYYTNIVRGSFLKGVGAEVLWTDLLALAMFALALSGLTYRLFTKRPKT; encoded by the coding sequence GTGGCGCTCAAGGAATGGAAGGAAACCACCAGAGACCGGCTGTTCCTGCTGCTGGCTTTCTTGTTGCCGGCCCTGTGGTTGGTGGTATTTGGGTATGGGTTGAATCTGGATGTCGAAAACATTCCCTTCGCGGTCCTGGATCGGGATCGGAGCGAGTTGAGCCGGGATTATCTCCACCGGTTCATGCAATCGCGCTATTTTTCGTTTCAGGGGTATGCCAACGATGAACGTGCCCTTGATCGCCTGTTGACCGAGACGAAGATCCGGGCGGCCATCATCGTTCCCGAGCGGTTCCAGGAGCAGTTGACGGCGGGGGAACCGGCCTCCGTGCAGACCTTGCTCGATGGGACCTTTCCGCTCCATACGGATATCGCCAAAGGCTATGTCATCGCCATCAACCAGGCGTTCACCGAGGAGCGACTGATCGAGTACCTGCGCCGGACCCGTGGTCTCACCCAGGAGCAGGCCGATGCGCTGGTGCGTCCGCTGACCGTAGAGGTGCGATATCTGTACAACGAAGAAGTCCGGAGTACCTGGTCCATGGTGCCGGCGCTGGTCATGTTCACGTTGATGCTCGCCTCGCCCCTGCTGACGGCGCTGGGGGTCGTGCGGGAGAAAGAAACGGGTTCGATTTACAATATCTATAGTTCCACCGTGAGCCGCGCGGAATTCCTCACCGGCAAGCTGCTGCCCTATATCGTCATCTCCCTCGTGAACGTCTGCGTGTTATGGCTGATGGCCGTCGGCCTCTTTCAGGTGCCTTTTAAGGGAAGCTTCCTCCTGTTCTTTTCGGCGTCGGTGCTGTTCGTGTGCTGTACCACGGGGATCGGCCTGCTGATTTCTCTGCTGGTGCAGACGCAAATGGCGGCGCTGATTATCACGATGGTCGTGGCGATGATCCCGACCATCCTCTTTTCCGGTCTCTTGGTGCCGGTGGCCTCGTTAACTCGAGGCGCGAAGGTGCAGGCACATCTGTACCCCGCCATGTATTACACCAACATCGTGCGAGGAAGTTTTCTGAAGGGCGTGGGCGCGGAGGTGCTGTGGACCGACCTGCTGGCGCTGGCGATGTTTGCCCTCGCGTTGAGCGGGCTTACGTATCGGCTCTTCACCAAGAGGCCGAAGACATGA
- a CDS encoding ABC transporter ATP-binding protein, producing MTKPAASSPEVVVRVSGFVKRYKQHLAVDRLDLTVKRGEIYGLIGPDGAGKSSVMKAIAGVLRYDGGSAEVFGTLVDSERAAERVKPRIGFLPQGLGLNLYPELSVEENIDFFARLRLVPEPELRERKFRLLAITRLDRFRSRLMKQLSGGMKQKLGLICTLIHEPELAILDEPTTGVDPVSRRDFWAILAEWQADKGMTALVSTAYMDEAARFHRLSFLSHGRVLASGTPAEVHSLVPGLVVTFKSSPQLEAVARLKRRYAQVESLGPSLHVFTAEREPEAAVAGIRHALDNLPLEHVHTDEPELEDVVVALLLKEREEQPAESAGSDHSRHSTGRQQLDGLAVEAKELIRDFGSFRAVDRVSFDMKQGEIFGLLGANGAGKTTVIKMLTGIVPPTAGEGRVAGADMRTAGGAIKERIGYMSQAFSLYLDLTVIENIRLFAGIYGLARREAQQRMKWIVEMAGLTGYEDDRTGRLPMGVRQRLALGCALVHSPRVLFLDEPTSGVDPIGRRRFWEVLSRLAREEGVAILITTHYLSEAEHCDRLALMYAGRIVAEGTPAELKRQVERDIGQLLEVVVDKPGVSLAHVVAAGFAGAALFGTKIHVLSRDPGRDEGRLRDVLTRSGIAVGSVRTRTLSLEDVFVSRVMALEQAAQKEGPP from the coding sequence ATGACGAAGCCCGCTGCATCGTCACCGGAGGTGGTTGTCCGTGTGTCCGGCTTCGTCAAGCGTTACAAGCAGCATCTCGCGGTCGACCGCCTGGACCTCACCGTGAAGAGGGGTGAGATCTACGGCCTCATCGGACCGGATGGTGCGGGCAAGAGCAGTGTGATGAAAGCGATCGCCGGGGTGTTGCGATACGACGGGGGATCCGCCGAAGTGTTCGGGACCCTCGTGGATTCCGAGCGGGCGGCGGAACGGGTGAAACCGCGGATCGGATTTCTCCCGCAAGGGTTGGGGCTCAACCTCTACCCTGAGCTCTCTGTTGAAGAAAACATCGACTTCTTCGCCCGGCTGCGGCTGGTGCCGGAGCCTGAGCTTCGCGAGCGCAAGTTCCGGCTGTTGGCGATCACCCGTCTGGACCGCTTTCGCAGCAGGCTGATGAAGCAGCTATCGGGCGGAATGAAGCAAAAGCTCGGCTTGATCTGTACGCTGATCCATGAGCCGGAGCTGGCCATTCTGGACGAGCCGACGACCGGGGTCGACCCTGTCTCGCGGCGGGACTTCTGGGCCATTCTCGCCGAATGGCAGGCGGACAAGGGCATGACCGCGCTGGTGTCGACCGCCTACATGGACGAAGCGGCCCGCTTTCACCGGCTCTCGTTTCTCTCTCATGGACGGGTGCTGGCATCGGGCACTCCTGCAGAAGTCCACTCACTGGTCCCGGGCCTTGTCGTCACCTTCAAATCGAGCCCGCAACTGGAAGCGGTTGCTCGGCTGAAGCGCCGGTATGCCCAAGTCGAATCCCTGGGCCCCTCGCTGCACGTGTTCACCGCAGAACGGGAGCCGGAAGCCGCCGTCGCGGGGATCCGGCACGCGCTGGACAATTTACCGCTCGAGCACGTCCACACGGATGAGCCGGAGTTGGAAGATGTCGTGGTGGCGCTGCTGTTGAAGGAGCGAGAAGAACAACCGGCAGAGTCGGCAGGATCGGACCACTCCCGTCACTCCACGGGCAGGCAGCAGCTCGACGGACTGGCCGTCGAGGCCAAGGAGCTCATTCGGGACTTCGGTTCGTTTCGAGCCGTGGATCGGGTCAGCTTTGACATGAAGCAAGGTGAAATCTTCGGGTTGCTGGGCGCGAACGGGGCGGGCAAGACGACCGTCATCAAGATGCTGACCGGAATTGTGCCTCCGACGGCCGGTGAGGGCCGTGTAGCCGGCGCGGATATGCGCACGGCGGGTGGTGCCATCAAGGAGCGCATCGGCTACATGTCGCAGGCGTTTTCCCTCTATCTGGATCTCACCGTCATCGAGAATATTCGACTCTTTGCCGGTATCTACGGGTTGGCTCGGCGCGAGGCGCAGCAACGGATGAAGTGGATCGTGGAGATGGCCGGCCTGACCGGCTATGAGGATGATCGGACGGGGCGCCTGCCCATGGGTGTGCGGCAACGTCTGGCGTTGGGGTGCGCACTCGTTCACAGCCCCCGCGTACTGTTTCTCGATGAACCGACGTCGGGAGTGGACCCCATCGGCCGTCGACGGTTCTGGGAAGTGCTGTCACGGTTGGCCCGCGAGGAGGGGGTCGCGATTCTCATTACTACCCACTATCTCAGCGAAGCGGAGCATTGCGATCGCCTGGCTCTCATGTATGCCGGACGCATCGTGGCCGAGGGGACGCCGGCGGAACTGAAAAGACAGGTCGAGCGGGACATCGGGCAACTGCTGGAGGTTGTCGTCGACAAGCCGGGGGTCTCACTCGCGCATGTGGTGGCAGCCGGGTTCGCCGGCGCGGCGCTCTTCGGCACCAAGATCCATGTGCTGTCTCGTGATCCGGGCCGCGACGAGGGGCGTCTTCGGGATGTCCTGACCCGCTCCGGGATTGCGGTTGGATCGGTGCGGACGCGGACGCTCAGCCTGGAGGACGTCTTTGTGTCGCGGGTGATGGCATTGGAACAGGCGGCGCAGAAGGAGGGGCCACCCTGA
- a CDS encoding efflux RND transporter periplasmic adaptor subunit, translated as MTLRTSTIAAAVLGSVLIVGYVILDRLVWQDGLPEGLIQANGRIEGDHVTVSSKFPGRIVDLAAREGSQVHKGNLLIRLDDAQTRAKVDQAARLVDSMMAQVEAAHTALAVLNLEVPLSIEAVAAKVASMRAVIRKAQAVEYEARRDTDRIRSLLPEQAVSQQQVDQAEARWKVAVTEIAVAKAALDQASKELAQAELGWGRIRSKEAEVAALERQRDQADATFAEARSILDDLTIVAPTNGTVTTRMVDVGEVVATGAPLLELVDLDRLYLQVYVPELQIGKVRLDLPARIHTDAFSDRSFEATVRYIASKAEFTPKEVQTPDERVKLIYAVRLYLTENPDHRLTPGLPADAVIRWKDDVAWSKPR; from the coding sequence GTGACCCTTCGGACCTCGACCATTGCGGCGGCCGTCCTCGGGTCGGTGCTGATCGTCGGATACGTGATCCTCGATCGCCTGGTGTGGCAGGACGGCCTCCCGGAGGGACTGATCCAGGCCAATGGGCGCATTGAAGGAGACCATGTCACCGTTTCCAGCAAGTTTCCCGGGCGCATCGTAGACCTGGCGGCGCGCGAAGGGAGCCAGGTTCACAAAGGCAACCTGCTGATCCGGCTGGACGACGCCCAGACGAGAGCGAAGGTCGATCAGGCGGCACGGTTGGTGGACAGCATGATGGCGCAGGTGGAAGCGGCCCATACCGCGCTTGCGGTCCTGAACCTCGAAGTGCCTCTGAGCATCGAAGCAGTGGCCGCCAAAGTCGCAAGCATGCGCGCCGTCATCCGGAAGGCACAGGCGGTCGAATATGAAGCCCGCCGGGACACCGACCGCATCCGATCCCTGCTTCCCGAGCAGGCGGTGTCGCAGCAGCAAGTGGATCAGGCTGAGGCGCGCTGGAAGGTGGCTGTCACGGAGATTGCCGTGGCGAAAGCCGCCCTTGACCAGGCGAGCAAGGAGCTCGCGCAGGCCGAATTGGGGTGGGGACGAATACGATCGAAAGAAGCGGAGGTCGCGGCGCTCGAACGGCAACGCGACCAAGCAGATGCGACGTTCGCGGAGGCCCGTAGCATACTCGACGATCTGACGATCGTGGCTCCGACGAACGGCACGGTGACCACTCGGATGGTGGACGTCGGAGAGGTCGTGGCAACCGGCGCGCCCCTGCTCGAACTGGTGGATCTCGACCGCCTCTACCTGCAGGTCTATGTTCCGGAACTCCAAATCGGTAAAGTCCGCCTCGATTTGCCAGCCCGCATCCATACGGACGCGTTTTCCGACCGGTCGTTCGAGGCGACGGTCCGGTACATCGCCTCGAAAGCGGAATTCACGCCGAAAGAAGTCCAGACTCCGGACGAACGGGTCAAGCTGATCTATGCCGTTCGGCTCTATCTCACCGAGAATCCTGACCATCGGCTGACGCCGGGTCTGCCGGCGGACGCGGTGATCCGCTGGAAGGACGACGTGGCCTGGTCGAAACCTCGATGA
- a CDS encoding Spy/CpxP family protein refolding chaperone, whose protein sequence is MKMQSTVRVAIGALVIAGALVGAGCHRHHTPTERADWMTGKIAKHLDLDEQQKAKLAAVKDEAMAVRAESEKERKATMEEVIAQVQSDRLDQAKLARLFEQHQAGQTRLMQRVLPKLAEWHATLRPEQKAEAVEHLRKWMDRYGDH, encoded by the coding sequence ATGAAGATGCAGAGTACGGTCAGGGTGGCGATCGGGGCGTTGGTCATTGCCGGGGCGCTTGTGGGTGCCGGTTGTCACCGGCACCATACGCCGACGGAGCGAGCCGACTGGATGACGGGGAAGATCGCCAAACATTTGGACCTCGATGAACAGCAGAAGGCCAAGCTGGCCGCCGTGAAGGACGAAGCGATGGCCGTACGCGCGGAGTCGGAGAAGGAGCGCAAGGCGACCATGGAAGAGGTCATCGCTCAGGTCCAGAGTGACCGGCTGGATCAGGCCAAGCTGGCCCGGTTGTTTGAGCAGCACCAAGCGGGACAGACCCGCCTGATGCAGCGCGTGTTGCCCAAATTGGCGGAATGGCATGCGACCTTGCGGCCTGAACAGAAGGCCGAAGCCGTGGAGCACCTTCGCAAGTGGATGGACCGGTACGGAGACCACTGA
- a CDS encoding sigma 54-interacting transcriptional regulator, with protein sequence MQGDSERYGALLQVVEAIASHADLQGLVQDLARLLPLLVPVNFVGLSLYDAQRGVMRLHVLQANVPADIIGGHEPTPSDTPAGLVWKTQQPLLINNLDEEHRWPKVIALMREDGVQSCCLVPLTSAARQLGALAFLSVEEEAYRVSDLELMQQIGRQVAVAVENVLNREAAAAARRDVERQRDRFSLLLRMTNTMVSKLDLRDVFSAVSLCLREMVPQEYASLILCDGKNGRVRLHALDFPENRGALTEGAVSDVAGSLAGLALERRRPAVANNRPDLKAFSHAVPQLLVMKGFHSMCSLPLLSRDRVIGCLNLASRQEQAFGEQDVEFLSQVAGQIALAVDNALAYQEITELKDRLTEEKLYLEEEIRLEHKFDDIIGDSRALKQVLGQVEIVAPTQATVLIQGETGTGKELIARAIHRLSGRNQRTFVKLNCAAIPTGLLESELFGHERGAFTGAIAQKVGRFELAHGGTIFLDEVGEIPLELQSKLLRVLQEQEFERLGSTRTIRVDIRLIAATNRDLAKLVEDREFRSDLYYRLNVFPITLPPLRERREDIPVLVRYFTQHYAARMKKHIETIPGPTLEALSRYHWPGNIRELENLVERAVILTQGTHLQVPLLELKIEARQPPAPSSTLQDAEREQVLRVLRDTHWVIGGPDGAAARLGLKRTTLTSKIKKLGLSRPRE encoded by the coding sequence ATGCAAGGAGACAGTGAGCGATATGGCGCTCTGCTGCAGGTGGTGGAAGCCATTGCAAGCCATGCTGACTTGCAGGGGCTGGTGCAGGATCTCGCCCGCCTGCTGCCGCTGCTCGTGCCCGTCAACTTTGTCGGCCTCTCCCTCTACGATGCGCAACGCGGCGTCATGCGCCTGCATGTGCTGCAAGCGAATGTCCCGGCCGACATCATCGGCGGCCATGAACCCACCCCCAGCGATACACCGGCCGGCCTTGTGTGGAAAACCCAGCAACCGTTGCTGATCAATAATCTGGACGAGGAACATCGCTGGCCGAAGGTCATCGCGTTGATGCGTGAGGATGGGGTGCAGTCCTGCTGCCTGGTTCCCCTGACTTCTGCAGCGCGACAGTTAGGCGCGTTGGCATTTTTAAGTGTCGAGGAGGAGGCATACCGAGTCTCAGATCTGGAGCTGATGCAACAGATCGGGCGGCAGGTGGCCGTGGCCGTGGAAAATGTGCTCAACCGCGAAGCGGCGGCGGCGGCCAGGCGAGATGTGGAACGGCAGCGGGATCGATTCAGTCTGCTGCTTCGCATGACCAATACGATGGTGTCCAAGCTCGATCTGCGGGATGTGTTCAGCGCAGTGAGTCTCTGTTTGCGCGAGATGGTGCCGCAAGAGTATGCCAGCCTGATTCTGTGCGACGGCAAGAACGGCCGCGTACGCCTCCATGCCTTGGATTTTCCTGAAAACCGGGGCGCGTTGACCGAGGGGGCGGTGTCGGATGTTGCCGGTTCTCTGGCCGGCCTGGCGTTGGAGCGGAGGCGCCCCGCGGTCGCCAATAATCGGCCGGACCTGAAGGCGTTTTCGCACGCCGTGCCTCAGCTCCTGGTCATGAAAGGCTTCCACTCCATGTGTTCCCTGCCCCTGTTGTCGCGTGACCGCGTGATCGGTTGTCTCAATCTGGCCAGCCGGCAGGAGCAGGCGTTCGGCGAACAGGACGTCGAGTTTCTGAGTCAGGTGGCCGGACAGATTGCCCTCGCGGTGGACAATGCCCTGGCCTATCAGGAGATCACCGAACTCAAAGATCGATTGACCGAAGAGAAGTTGTATCTGGAAGAAGAAATTCGCCTTGAGCACAAATTCGACGACATCATCGGTGACAGCCGCGCGCTGAAGCAGGTGTTGGGGCAAGTCGAGATCGTGGCGCCGACCCAGGCGACCGTGTTGATTCAGGGCGAGACCGGCACGGGGAAAGAACTGATTGCCAGGGCGATTCACCGGCTCAGCGGACGGAACCAGCGGACCTTCGTGAAGCTCAATTGTGCCGCGATTCCGACAGGGCTGCTGGAAAGCGAGTTGTTCGGGCATGAACGGGGGGCCTTCACCGGGGCCATCGCCCAGAAAGTCGGCCGGTTCGAATTGGCGCATGGCGGGACGATCTTTCTGGATGAGGTGGGCGAAATTCCATTGGAACTGCAGTCCAAGCTGCTTCGTGTTCTGCAGGAGCAGGAGTTCGAACGCCTGGGCAGTACGCGGACGATTCGCGTGGACATTCGTCTGATTGCCGCCACGAATCGGGATCTGGCCAAGCTGGTGGAGGACCGTGAGTTCCGAAGCGATTTGTACTACCGGCTGAACGTGTTTCCGATTACCCTGCCGCCGCTCCGTGAGCGTCGTGAGGATATCCCGGTGCTCGTGCGCTATTTCACGCAGCATTATGCCGCCCGCATGAAGAAGCACATCGAAACGATTCCCGGGCCGACGTTGGAGGCCCTGTCCCGCTATCACTGGCCGGGAAACATCCGGGAGCTGGAGAACCTGGTCGAGCGCGCGGTAATTCTGACCCAGGGAACCCACTTGCAAGTGCCGCTCTTGGAACTCAAAATTGAAGCGCGGCAGCCTCCGGCGCCGAGCTCTACCCTGCAGGATGCGGAACGCGAGCAGGTCCTGCGCGTCTTGCGCGACACGCATTGGGTGATCGGCGGGCCGGATGGGGCGGCTGCTCGCTTGGGCCTCAAACGCACCACCCTCACCTCGAAAATCAAGAAACTGGGCCTCTCTCGCCCTAGGGAATAA
- a CDS encoding NAD(P)-dependent alcohol dehydrogenase yields the protein MTNIPKIQTREIKAAVVRKKGGPFQVETLTLEEPRPDEALIRIVATGMCHTDMVARDQLYTVPLPVVLGHEGAGIVERVGSRVKKIAPGDHVVLTYMWCGHCKPCLNGDLTYCENFYPLNFGGAREDGSTATHDKQGAIHDHFFGQSSFGTYALAHERNVVKVPADAPLELLGPLGCGIQTGAGAVMNALKVRPGRSFAAFGGGAVGLSAVMAARVAGATTIIAADVVPSRLALAKELGATHTVNSRETDPVEAVRQITGGGADFTLESSGRPAVLRQAIDALAIKGVCGIVGAPALGTEAGFDVNGVMTTGKRIIGIIEGDSVPDLFIPSLVELYQQGRFPFDKLVKFYSLDQINQAAEDSEKGVTIKPIVRLGS from the coding sequence ATGACCAACATACCCAAGATACAAACCAGAGAGATCAAGGCGGCGGTGGTCCGCAAAAAGGGCGGGCCGTTCCAGGTCGAGACCCTCACTCTTGAAGAACCGCGTCCCGACGAGGCTTTGATTCGGATCGTTGCGACCGGCATGTGTCACACCGACATGGTCGCGCGCGATCAGCTCTACACCGTGCCGTTACCGGTTGTCCTTGGCCATGAAGGGGCCGGTATCGTGGAACGGGTCGGCAGCCGCGTCAAAAAAATCGCACCGGGTGACCATGTCGTGTTGACCTACATGTGGTGCGGCCACTGCAAACCCTGCCTGAACGGCGACCTGACCTATTGCGAGAATTTTTACCCGTTGAATTTCGGCGGCGCCCGTGAAGACGGCAGCACCGCCACGCATGACAAGCAGGGAGCGATCCACGATCATTTCTTCGGACAGTCCTCGTTCGGCACCTATGCGCTTGCTCACGAGCGGAACGTCGTCAAGGTTCCGGCCGACGCGCCGCTTGAATTACTCGGCCCTCTCGGCTGTGGCATCCAAACCGGCGCGGGCGCCGTCATGAACGCCTTGAAGGTCAGGCCAGGCCGCAGCTTTGCCGCGTTCGGTGGCGGAGCCGTCGGCTTGAGCGCCGTGATGGCTGCGCGTGTGGCCGGTGCGACCACCATCATTGCCGCCGATGTCGTCCCGTCGCGGCTTGCACTGGCCAAGGAACTCGGCGCCACCCATACGGTGAACAGCCGCGAGACCGATCCTGTCGAGGCCGTGCGACAAATCACCGGCGGCGGCGCCGATTTCACGCTCGAATCGAGCGGGCGTCCGGCGGTGCTGCGCCAGGCCATCGACGCCTTGGCGATCAAAGGTGTGTGCGGTATCGTCGGCGCTCCGGCGTTGGGCACCGAAGCCGGCTTCGATGTGAACGGGGTTATGACGACCGGCAAGCGGATTATCGGCATCATTGAAGGCGACAGCGTGCCGGATCTGTTTATTCCAAGCCTCGTCGAACTCTATCAGCAGGGGCGTTTCCCTTTCGATAAACTGGTGAAATTTTACAGCCTTGATCAGATCAATCAGGCGGCGGAAGACAGCGAGAAGGGCGTCACAATCAAGCCGATCGTCCGTCTCGGCTCGTAA
- a CDS encoding FAD-binding oxidoreductase, which produces MASKFIALPKGVSEKSFAAAIAEFRRILGQDSVLVTAEQLAPYIKTMMPVPDADHTPSASLLATTVEQIQKIVAVCNQYKVPIWMISTGRNFGYGSAAPAERGQVVLDLKQMNRILEVDPDLCFALVEPGVTYKQLYDYIQEHKYPLWLSCPAPSAIAGPTGNTLDRGVGYTPYGEHFLFACGMEVVLANGEVLRTGMGSLPKSNTWQVFKWGYGPYLDGIFTQSNYGIVTKFGFWLMPAPPAFKPFVIQYENEDDIVEIVETIRPLRISGVIPNAIVIAHALYEAPTKAKRSDYVTGPGAITDDAVRQIMKDHKLGVWNVYAALYGTQEQIDVNWKIVTDAFSKSGKAKILTEQEAGDDPAFQYRAALMRGDMTLKEFSLYNWRGGGGSMWFAPVSQARGSETLKQMAMTKRILGKYGLDYSGEFIVGMRDMHHIVDVLYDKTDPAMTKAAYQCFDELLTEFSNEGYGTYRVNTAFMDKVAHTYGPVQRHVHKTLKKALDPNGILAPGKSGIR; this is translated from the coding sequence ATGGCCAGCAAATTTATCGCATTACCGAAAGGCGTTTCGGAGAAGTCATTCGCGGCGGCGATTGCGGAGTTCCGCCGCATACTAGGTCAGGACTCCGTCCTCGTCACGGCGGAACAGCTTGCCCCTTACATCAAAACCATGATGCCGGTCCCGGATGCGGACCATACCCCGTCCGCGTCGCTCCTCGCCACGACAGTGGAGCAGATTCAGAAGATTGTCGCGGTCTGCAACCAATACAAAGTCCCGATCTGGATGATCTCGACCGGCCGGAACTTCGGTTATGGGTCTGCCGCGCCGGCCGAACGGGGTCAGGTGGTGCTCGATCTGAAACAGATGAACCGTATTTTGGAAGTCGATCCGGATCTCTGTTTCGCCCTCGTCGAGCCCGGCGTCACCTACAAGCAGCTCTACGATTACATCCAGGAACATAAGTACCCGCTGTGGCTCTCCTGTCCCGCCCCTTCCGCCATTGCCGGACCGACCGGCAATACGTTGGATCGAGGCGTCGGGTATACGCCCTATGGAGAACATTTCCTCTTTGCCTGCGGGATGGAAGTGGTTCTGGCCAACGGCGAGGTTCTCCGCACCGGGATGGGCTCGCTGCCCAAGTCCAACACCTGGCAGGTCTTCAAGTGGGGATACGGACCGTACCTCGACGGGATCTTCACCCAATCCAATTATGGCATCGTCACTAAGTTCGGATTCTGGCTGATGCCGGCCCCTCCGGCCTTCAAGCCGTTCGTCATTCAGTACGAGAACGAAGACGATATCGTGGAAATCGTCGAGACCATCAGGCCGCTTCGCATCAGCGGCGTCATCCCCAATGCGATCGTGATCGCCCACGCGCTCTATGAAGCGCCCACGAAGGCCAAGCGGAGCGACTATGTGACCGGGCCCGGGGCGATCACCGATGACGCGGTGCGGCAGATCATGAAGGACCACAAGCTGGGAGTCTGGAACGTCTACGCGGCACTCTATGGCACGCAGGAACAGATCGACGTGAATTGGAAGATTGTGACGGACGCGTTCAGCAAATCCGGCAAGGCAAAAATTCTGACGGAGCAAGAGGCGGGCGACGATCCGGCCTTCCAATATCGCGCGGCGCTCATGCGCGGCGACATGACCCTCAAGGAATTCTCGCTCTACAACTGGCGCGGCGGCGGCGGCTCCATGTGGTTCGCACCGGTCTCGCAGGCGCGCGGGAGCGAGACGCTCAAACAGATGGCCATGACCAAACGTATTCTGGGGAAGTACGGACTGGATTATTCCGGCGAGTTCATCGTCGGCATGCGGGACATGCACCACATCGTGGATGTGCTCTATGACAAAACGGATCCGGCCATGACGAAGGCCGCCTACCAGTGTTTCGATGAGTTGCTGACAGAGTTTTCAAATGAAGGGTACGGCACCTACCGGGTCAACACGGCCTTCATGGATAAGGTCGCGCACACCTATGGTCCGGTGCAACGCCACGTCCATAAGACGCTCAAGAAGGCGCTTGATCCCAATGGGATTCTTGCGCCGGGCAAATCCGGCATTCGATAG
- a CDS encoding twin-arginine translocation signal domain-containing protein codes for MEIDRRNLMKGLLAGGALLALGTPSWTFADEPAKKAKRCLLFLGGANVDGRFANGVRVACQEVKYDGLETMKVNGGLLSDPGKLVSLFEQSKGARWIAVMDDASAAVFQELARTAGARLLSVGAHASVKDDACPLRHTWLAASPAQGAGAVLASRLIDAGESFSIIESFLDGSSAASKPTSWSAPGFASYRSSGSDAMHLHCSGLSLLEGCAQLGLTGVEGWTPIPPHLSAGKAVSQQSPQWVESVGYAVAASALGGRIPESCSSRAFVHRAFTPHSLPPTQRFVSFVMDI; via the coding sequence ATGGAGATCGATCGACGCAACCTGATGAAAGGTTTGTTGGCGGGAGGAGCCCTGCTGGCGCTCGGGACTCCGTCGTGGACGTTTGCGGACGAGCCGGCGAAGAAGGCCAAGCGGTGTCTGCTCTTCCTGGGAGGCGCCAATGTGGATGGCCGGTTTGCGAACGGTGTGCGCGTGGCCTGTCAGGAAGTGAAATACGACGGGCTTGAGACGATGAAGGTCAACGGTGGACTCCTGTCCGATCCCGGCAAGCTGGTCTCGTTATTCGAACAGTCGAAAGGCGCGCGCTGGATCGCCGTCATGGACGATGCGAGTGCGGCGGTTTTCCAGGAACTGGCGCGGACGGCCGGAGCCCGTCTGCTCTCAGTCGGTGCTCATGCCTCGGTGAAGGACGACGCCTGTCCGCTTCGGCATACGTGGCTTGCGGCCTCACCCGCTCAGGGCGCCGGTGCTGTTCTGGCTTCTCGACTCATCGATGCGGGTGAAAGTTTTTCGATCATCGAAAGCTTCCTTGACGGATCATCGGCCGCGAGCAAACCAACCAGTTGGTCTGCACCGGGGTTTGCCTCCTATCGGTCTTCCGGATCCGACGCGATGCATCTCCACTGTTCAGGACTGTCGCTCTTGGAAGGATGTGCACAGCTGGGCCTGACTGGAGTTGAGGGATGGACGCCCATCCCACCCCACCTCTCTGCAGGCAAAGCCGTGTCGCAGCAGTCGCCACAGTGGGTGGAATCCGTGGGGTATGCCGTGGCGGCTTCGGCTCTCGGGGGCCGGATTCCGGAGTCCTGTTCCAGTCGCGCGTTTGTCCATCGGGCATTCACTCCCCATTCGTTGCCACCCACACAACGATTCGTCTCCTTCGTGATGGATATTTAG
- a CDS encoding cytochrome c — protein sequence MQEPKAVWIVSAVILTAFVLLGNVVRIAGATSQETPEPGFRWKDGAEVYAKVCAFCHEARVGPTIRGRGLAPAYITFIVRHGNRAMPSFRAAEIDDESLAKVAEYVSKAAANQ from the coding sequence ATGCAAGAGCCAAAAGCAGTATGGATTGTGTCGGCCGTGATCCTGACGGCATTCGTGCTGCTCGGGAATGTGGTACGCATCGCAGGGGCCACATCTCAGGAGACTCCCGAGCCTGGGTTTCGGTGGAAAGACGGGGCCGAAGTTTATGCGAAGGTCTGCGCGTTTTGTCATGAGGCCAGGGTCGGCCCAACCATCCGCGGCCGTGGCCTTGCTCCCGCCTACATCACCTTCATCGTCCGACACGGCAACCGGGCCATGCCATCCTTCCGCGCGGCCGAAATCGACGACGAGTCGCTGGCGAAGGTGGCTGAGTATGTTTCCAAAGCTGCAGCTAATCAGTAG